One segment of Setaria viridis chromosome 4, Setaria_viridis_v4.0, whole genome shotgun sequence DNA contains the following:
- the LOC140222685 gene encoding uncharacterized protein: MKRRMEETEEERARRLLQEDVMRKQEEERRKICERKEEERRRRLEEEAAKPAVYADRVWDAALWEINARQAAKAHCYCKFKLTMNNSKQVFCKCVEQESLHETRRRVEDGEFVLPILAPAPLSASSKAFETVGFVEGYFDLETSGQGLERGRFMDRSGHELSSVLMVSRSSAKVLAVQVLVDKLHILLDDGLVLYGCYGFSVDFHCDDISSSEILTTNWRHHILCRNIGCEGITSFSSLLLQLKKKLNLKLSKEELGLYIMCAIDDDDENKEFTQQQQTKQQEHVCDKPKQELAEVELRDYSLLFQP, translated from the coding sequence ATGAAGAGGCGGATGGAGGAGACAGAGGAAGAGAGGGCGAGGAGACTGCTGCAGGAAGATGTGATGCgcaagcaggaggaggagaggaggaagatatGTGagcggaaggaggaggagaggaggagaaggttgGAAGAGGAGGCAGCGAAGCCAGCTGTGTATGCTGATCGGGTATGGGATGCTGCCTTGTGGGAGATCAATGCAAGGCAGGCTGCCAAGGCTCATTGTTACTGCAAGTTCAAGCTGACCATGAACAACAGCAAGCAGGTTTTTTGCAAGTGCGTCGAGCAAGAAAGTCTTCATGAGACGCGACGGAGGGTGGAGGATGGTGAGTTTGTTCTGCCCATTTTAGCACCAGCACCGCTATCGGCATCATCAAAGGCTTTTGAAACTGTGGGGTTTGTGGAAGGCTATTTTGATCTAGAAACCTCCGGACAGGGATTGGAGAGAGGTCGCTTCATGGATCGATCAGGGCACGAGCTGAGCTCAGTGTTGATGGTGTCGCGGAGCTCAGCTAAAGTCTTGGCAGTCCAGGTCCTTGTTGATAAGCTTCACATACTACTGGATGATGGACTGGTATTGTATGGTTGCTATGGCTTCTCAGTGGACTTCCATTGTGATGATATCTCATCTTCTGAGATTTTGACAACAAACTGGAGACACCACATCTTATGTAGGAATATTGGCTGTGAAGGAATTACCTCTTTCTCGTCACTGCTCTTGCAGCTGAAAAAGAAGCTAAATCTGAAACTAAGCAAAGAAGAGTTGGGGCTTTACATCATGTGTGCAATTGATGACGACGATGAAAATAAGGAGTTtacacagcagcagcagacaAAACAGCAAGAACATGTTTGTGACAAGCCAAAGCAAGAGTTAGCAGAAGTAGAACTACGCGATTACAGCCTGCTGTTTCAACCTTAG